TGCTGGCCACCGGAAAGTTCATGCGGGTAACGTTGCAGCAATTCAGTGATTTCCATCATGTTGGTCAGCTCTAAGGTGCGGGCACGTTGCTGCCGGGGGGATTGGCCTTTTAGACCGAAAACGATGTTTTCTTCGATTGTCAGATGCGGGAAGAGGGCATAATCCTGAAATACCATGCCGATTGATCGGCGTTCAGGCGCCATGCAGAAACCGGGCCGGCTTAGGCATTTTTGCCCGACCGAGACGCTTCCCTGATTCAGGCTCTGGAAGCCGGCGATGGTGCGCAACAGCGTGGTTTTTCCGCTGCCGCTTTTTCCCGTCAAGCCGAGAATCTCGTTTGCCGCCAAGTGTAGATTGCATGCGTTCAATACCGGAAGTTGATCGCGTACCACGGTGACATCTTGTAATTTAAGCATAGGTAAACCAATCTAAATGAGAATAATTTATTATCTGGATAATAGATTAAATAATAATTGTTTTCAATATTAACCAGCGATTAAATTAAGCAGAAATTAATTTTTGTATGTTTGGAGGTTTGTTCACTGTTTTTGAATGCCTTGTGGCCGGGCAGAAACTGGTGGTAAAGACCGGCGATGGCGGTAAAGGATGGAAAAGCGATGGCGAAAAATTGCAAGGGGAGTGTGTGCTGGATCGTTTGAGAAAGGTTTTCGAATGAGGTCAGCCGGGAAGCGTCATGGTTGCCAAACTTCGGGAGGGAAGACCGGCTGATCTTATCTGCCGGTCTTTATCGCAATTTTGCAGACGTTATTGAATTTTCAGGTAGGCGTAACCTTCACTTTGCAGGATCGCGATTTTGGCGACGCCGGAAGGTGCCAGCTCAATGCCTTTATATACTTTTGATTTGGCCAGTCCGACTTCATCTCGTGTTTTGTCGCACAAGTGAACTTTCACTCCGCGTACGTTCATCAGAGCCTCTAATCGGCCTTTCAGTTCGTCGCGACGTTCCAATAGGGCCTTGTCGTGAGCATAGGGCGTGTCCTTCAAGGCATCGTCGGTCGTAAATCGTAGTCCGTAGCCGACGAAAACCAGATGGACGTCGGGTTCAAGCAATTCGTTTTCATAGAAATTCATAATGTTGTTAATGGATGTCAAAGTGGCGGAATAGCGTGTCGGGTCTTTAAAGTCGACATGGTAAACCACCTTGGCGCCGTCATCGGCCGCCTGAACTTGGGTGCTGAAACCGATAAAAGCCAGAGTGATGAGGGCTGGGTGAATGAGTTTTTTGAATAGATTCATGGTGACGAGTGCCTCTGATGTTGTTATTGAATCGGGTTTTAAATCGCTTTTAAGTTTGCAGGGAATCCATGTCAGCTATAAAAAAAGCGATTTCCTGAAAGAAAATCGCTTAGTTCTAAAAGGGCGACTTTTTACATGGTTCGAGTGATTTCGCGCGTGCCGTGAAGCGATTGGATCGCTTCATTGGCGCGTTTGAACAGAATCTGGCTATCATCATCCGGCGAGCGAATTTCGGTCACGCCGGCATGACTGGTCAAGCAGGTGACGACGCCGTCTTCCAATTTGATGTTCTGCGCGGAAATGGTTTCCTGTGCCAGTTTGGCGATGCGGAACGCATCTACTGCTTTGACGCCCGGCAGAGCAATCATAAATTGGTCGCAGCTCAGGCGGCCGATGTAACCTAAATCTTTGGCGACTTTTTTGATGGCATGCGCGGCGGTTAAAATTGCTTTATCGCCCATTTCGTGGCCGTAACCATCTGTAATGCGTTTGAAACAATCCAGATCGATTTTGATCATTGACAGCGCCTGCTTGTTTGTTTTGGCTTTGTTCAGTTCTTCGTCCAGTACGCCAAGGAAAAAATCGCGGTTGTACAGTTCGGTCAATGGGTCGGTGGAGGAGAGGTGTTCAATCTGTTCTTCCATGTGTTTGCGACTGGTGATGTTGATTGCCAGCCAGATGACCGCCGGTTGCCCATACTCTTCACTTTTGACCGGGTAGATACGTGCTTCGTACCACTGGCCGCCGGCAGGGCCTTCGCTGACGCCGCTGACTTCCGTATTCGCCAATTGGTATTCGATTTCTTGCAACTGGCCGGTAGCGATTGATTTTTGCACAATTTTCAAGAAGCGGTTGGCCATCTGTTCCGGTAGAACTTCGTGGTATTTTTTGCCGATCAGTGCCGAGCCATCCGCATACAGCGTGCGCTCGCTTCCTCCGACAATATCCAGATAGGTTCCGTCCTGACCCATAATAAAGATCGGATCCGGCATTGCGTTGGCAATGGCGTCTAGATGAGAATGAGTTTGCGGCATGATCTTAATCCTTCGAAATCGGTTTGTATTTGATGCGGTGCGGCTGCGCGGCATCAGCTCCTTTACGACGTTTTAAATCGGCTTCGTAATCGGAGAAGTTTCCTTCAAACCACTCTACATGGGAATCCCCCTCGAACGCAAGCATATGCGTCGCAATTCGATCCAGGAACCAGCGGTCGTGGGAAATAACCACGGCACAGCCGGCAAATTCCAGCAGCGCTTCTTCCAGTGCGCGAAGGGTTTCTACGTCCAGATCGTTGGTCGGTTCATCCAGAAGCAGCAGGTTTCCGCCGCTACGCAGCATCTTTGCCAGATGTACGCGGTTGCGTTCACCACCGGAAAGCTGGCCGATCTTTTTCTGTTGATCACCGCCTTTGAAATTGAAACGGCTGCAATAGGCGCGCGAGTTGACTTCGATGTTGCCGACCATGAATAATTCTTCACCGCCGGAAATTTCTTCCCAAACGGTTTTGCTATCGTCCAGTGCATCGCGGCTTTGGTCAACATAGGACAGTTTGACGGTTTCACCGTATTCGATGCTGCCGCTGTCTGGTTGTTCCTGACCAGTCAGCATGCGGAACAGAGTGGATTTACCGGCACCGTTGGCCCCGATAATGCCGACAATCCCCCCTTGCGGCAAGCGGAAGTTCAGGTCATCGATCAGTAAACGGTCACCGAAGGATTTGTTCAGGTGGCTGACTTCGATGACTTTCTCACCAAGGCGTTCGGCAACCGGAATGAAAATTTCGTTGGTTTCGTTGCGTTTCTGATGTTCTTGACTGCTCAACTCCTCGAAGCGAGACATACGTGCCTTGGATTTTGCATGCCGACCTTTAGCGCCTTGACGAACCCATTCCAGTTCGCTTTTGATGGTTTTCATGCGAGCGGCTTCGGATTTGGCTTCCTGCTCCAGACGTTTTTCTTTCTGTTCCAGCCATGAGGAGTAGTTGCCTTCGAACGGAATTCCTTCACCTCGATCCAGTTCGAGAATCCACTGAGCGGCGTTGTCGAGGAAGTAGCGGTCGTGGGTGATGGCTACCACGGTCCCCGGGAATTCGAGGAGGAAGCGTTCCAGCCAGGCAATCGATTCAGCATCCAGATGGTTGGTCGGTTCGTCCAGCAGCAGCATATCCGGTTTTTCCAGCAGGAGTTTGCACAGAGCAACCCGGCGTTTTTCCCCGCCGGATAATTTGGAAACGTCAGTGTCCCAAGGCGGCAGGCGTAAGGCGTCGGCGGCAATTTCCAAATTGCGGTCCAGATTGTGTCCATCCATTGCTTGGATAATGTCTTCGATGGCGCCTTGTTTTTTAGCCAGAGCATCGAAGTCGGCGTCCGGTTCCGCATAGGCGGCATACACCGCATCCAACTCGGCCATGGCATCTTTGACTTCTTTTACCGCTTCTTCTATGTTCCCGCGCACGTCTTTATTCTCGTCCAGTTGCGGCTCCTGCGGAAGATAACCGACTTTTATGCCCGGTTGCGGACGGGCTTCACCGACGATGTCGGTGTCGATTCCGGCCATGATTCTCAGTAGGGTGGATTTACCGGCGCCGTTAAGCCCGAGAACGCCGATTTTGGCTCCGGGGAAAAAGGAGAGAGAGATATCTTTTAAAATATGACGGTTCGGCGGTACGATTTTGCCGACTCGGTTCATGGTATAAACGAATTGCGCCATTATTAGTTGTTCCTAAGTTCTGTTTCCTGAGAGTGACGATGTTTTTGCCCGAAGGCGGCGGTCAGCCATGCAAGAATGACGATATGAATTTTAAACAGCAACTTTACCGAAAAACCGAGCTTAGGAAAAGGGGCAGATAGAAGAGAAAACCAAAGAGAAGTCCGCTTGGCGTGGATTTTTGTCAAGGAGCCTTTTGCTTTGGTTTTGTGTTCGGCGCATCGGTTCAAAAAGGCGATGTGGAATTTTTGATGCCAAGGATGTCACAGGAACATCGCTTCTTTCGAGAAGCCGTTTTAAGAAGACTGCGCTGCCTGCAGGAATTATCGCTGGAATAAAGCGGGTTAAAGCTTGAATGTTCGAGTTCAAAACGGGTAAAATCCCTCTCTTTGACACTATTCACTTGCCAGACGGAGAACCTGAGAAATGTTCGCAAAATCAATGACCATTGCCGGTTACGACGATTTGATCGCCGATGCGATTAAAAACGAAGAAACGCGCCAGGAATCGCACATCGAATTGATTGCTTCGGAAAACTATACCAGCCCGCGCGTGATGGAAGCGCAAGGCTCTTATTTTACGAATAAGTATGCGGAAGGGTATCCGGGGAAGCGTTACTACGGCGGCTGTGAGTATGCGGATATCGTCGAGCAGGCGGCAATCGATCGCGCCAAAGAGTTGTTCGGTGCGGACTACGCCAATGTTCAGCCTCACTCCGGTTCTCAGGCGAATGCAGCGGTTTATATGGCGTTGTGCGAGCCGGGCGATACCGTTTTGGGTATGAGTCTGGCGCATGGTGGGCATTTGACTCACGGTTCCCATGTCAGCTTTTCCGGCAAAATCTACAATGCCGTTCAGTACGGTATTGATCCGGTCACCGGCCAGATTGATTACGATGAAGTGCAGGCTTTAGCCAGTGAGCATCAGCCTAAAATGATCATTGCCGGTTTCTCGGCTTACTCTCAGGTCATCGATTGGGCAAAATTCCGTGAAATTGCTGATTCTGTCGGCGCTTATCTGTTTGTCGATATGGCGCACGTTGCCGGTCTGGTTGCCGGTGGTCTTTATCCGAATCCGGTTCCATTTGCCGATGTCGTGACGACTACGACGCACAAAACTTTGCGTGGTCCTCGCGGTGGTTTGATTCTGGCAAAGTCCAACCCGGATCTTGAGAAGAAATTGAACTCGGCGATTTTCCCGGGCGGTCAGGGCGGACCTTTGGTTCACGTTATGGCGGCTAAGGCAGTGGCCTTCAAAGAGTGTTTGGAACCTGAATGGAAAACATACTGTGAAAACGTCGTCAAAAACGCGCAAGCAATGGCAAAAGTTTTTATCGAGCGCGGTTGTGATGTAGTTTCTGGCGGAACTGAAAACCACTTGTTCCTGGTTAGTCTGATTAAAAAGGGGCTGACCGGTAAGTTGGTTGATGCCGCTCTGGATTCTGCGCATATTACAGTCAATAAGAATTCGGTTCCAAATGATCCGATGTCACCGTTTGTGACTTCCGGTATTCGTGTTGGTACACCGGCTGCGACGACTCGCGGTTTCGATGTCGAAGATTGTACCAATCTGGCAACTTGGATGTGTGACGTTATTGATGCCTGTGATCAGGAAGCCGGGACTTGGGATGAAGCCGTGGTGGCAGAAGTTCGCAAAAAAGTCAGTGCTTTGTGTGCGGCAAAACCCGTTTACAAATAAGACAGACCATTCTCTGGGGGAGTACATCGGAATAGCCAAAGGGTCCTTTCTTGTGTTATAACCTCTAATTGATCGGAAAAACCACCATATCTGGTGGTTTTTTCGCATCTGGACAACCGAATTATAA
This is a stretch of genomic DNA from Thiomicrorhabdus sp.. It encodes these proteins:
- a CDS encoding GGDEF domain-containing protein encodes the protein MPQTHSHLDAIANAMPDPIFIMGQDGTYLDIVGGSERTLYADGSALIGKKYHEVLPEQMANRFLKIVQKSIATGQLQEIEYQLANTEVSGVSEGPAGGQWYEARIYPVKSEEYGQPAVIWLAINITSRKHMEEQIEHLSSTDPLTELYNRDFFLGVLDEELNKAKTNKQALSMIKIDLDCFKRITDGYGHEMGDKAILTAAHAIKKVAKDLGYIGRLSCDQFMIALPGVKAVDAFRIAKLAQETISAQNIKLEDGVVTCLTSHAGVTEIRSPDDDSQILFKRANEAIQSLHGTREITRTM
- the ettA gene encoding energy-dependent translational throttle protein EttA encodes the protein MAQFVYTMNRVGKIVPPNRHILKDISLSFFPGAKIGVLGLNGAGKSTLLRIMAGIDTDIVGEARPQPGIKVGYLPQEPQLDENKDVRGNIEEAVKEVKDAMAELDAVYAAYAEPDADFDALAKKQGAIEDIIQAMDGHNLDRNLEIAADALRLPPWDTDVSKLSGGEKRRVALCKLLLEKPDMLLLDEPTNHLDAESIAWLERFLLEFPGTVVAITHDRYFLDNAAQWILELDRGEGIPFEGNYSSWLEQKEKRLEQEAKSEAARMKTIKSELEWVRQGAKGRHAKSKARMSRFEELSSQEHQKRNETNEIFIPVAERLGEKVIEVSHLNKSFGDRLLIDDLNFRLPQGGIVGIIGANGAGKSTLFRMLTGQEQPDSGSIEYGETVKLSYVDQSRDALDDSKTVWEEISGGEELFMVGNIEVNSRAYCSRFNFKGGDQQKKIGQLSGGERNRVHLAKMLRSGGNLLLLDEPTNDLDVETLRALEEALLEFAGCAVVISHDRWFLDRIATHMLAFEGDSHVEWFEGNFSDYEADLKRRKGADAAQPHRIKYKPISKD
- the glyA gene encoding serine hydroxymethyltransferase; protein product: MFAKSMTIAGYDDLIADAIKNEETRQESHIELIASENYTSPRVMEAQGSYFTNKYAEGYPGKRYYGGCEYADIVEQAAIDRAKELFGADYANVQPHSGSQANAAVYMALCEPGDTVLGMSLAHGGHLTHGSHVSFSGKIYNAVQYGIDPVTGQIDYDEVQALASEHQPKMIIAGFSAYSQVIDWAKFREIADSVGAYLFVDMAHVAGLVAGGLYPNPVPFADVVTTTTHKTLRGPRGGLILAKSNPDLEKKLNSAIFPGGQGGPLVHVMAAKAVAFKECLEPEWKTYCENVVKNAQAMAKVFIERGCDVVSGGTENHLFLVSLIKKGLTGKLVDAALDSAHITVNKNSVPNDPMSPFVTSGIRVGTPAATTRGFDVEDCTNLATWMCDVIDACDQEAGTWDEAVVAEVRKKVSALCAAKPVYK
- a CDS encoding ABC transporter ATP-binding protein; the protein is MLKLQDVTVVRDQLPVLNACNLHLAANEILGLTGKSGSGKTTLLRTIAGFQSLNQGSVSVGQKCLSRPGFCMAPERRSIGMVFQDYALFPHLTIEENIVFGLKGQSPRQQRARTLELTNMMEITELLQRYPHELSGGQQQRVAIARAMAPKPSLILFDEPFSSLDHALTMRLAQMLRRWLKQENMTTLVVTHSAAEAETLCDRIAHLNSGTLQFSERKAA
- a CDS encoding DsrE family protein; the encoded protein is MNLFKKLIHPALITLAFIGFSTQVQAADDGAKVVYHVDFKDPTRYSATLTSINNIMNFYENELLEPDVHLVFVGYGLRFTTDDALKDTPYAHDKALLERRDELKGRLEALMNVRGVKVHLCDKTRDEVGLAKSKVYKGIELAPSGVAKIAILQSEGYAYLKIQ